The Impatiens glandulifera chromosome 3, dImpGla2.1, whole genome shotgun sequence genome contains a region encoding:
- the LOC124929649 gene encoding F-box protein At3g07870-like — MEKELAVGCSSSTSIGQVPNNILVDILSRLPIKSVIRCRCVCKSFLYAISQDPEFPPLHLSRSPTELILCPVNEHLFLVDYENDRNHHLRILRFDGSYPIMPINSTRGLLCFDMRFSSRSLVVLNPVTLEYTLIPPPMHFINKENLYIVRSGFGYSPMTDKYKALAMVEYTKSKFSTTTLTAIYTVGSPSTSSWRIIEDPPEVLFDPSFPSYLNGSLHWIVTKNSRDYILSFDFDNEKFGEIAMPPPFDIVQENHVTNLLVFEGCLSVCMQLIDKKRVDVWVMKEYGISKSWFKEFVVETPDNSWSSGAFPLKYVNSDKEAVILTFTSEQALVTYNLIEKKIVNLNVLPFHNGILNPLMHVPILLPLKDLIIGAEVHLITDASQMVHINLVLDFKMYFHRVLMQNALI; from the exons ATGGAGAAAGAACTTGCGGTGGGCTGCAGTAGTAGTACTTCAATCGGGCAAGTGCCGAACAACATCCTGGTGGATATCCTTTCTCGCCTTCCGATCAAATCTGTGATTCGGTGCAGGTGCGTCTGCAAATCATTTCTTTATGCAATCTCTCAAGATCCCGAATTCCCTCCCTTACACTTGTCCAGATCCCCTACCGAGCTCATACTATGCCCCGTCAATGAACATCTTTTTCTCGTGGATTACGAAAACGATCGAAATCACCATCTCCGTATCCTCCGCTTCGACGGATCTTATCCTATCATGCCCATCAACTCGACCCGCGGCCTGCTATGCTTCGACATGAGGTTTTCCTCCAGATCCCTTGTCGTCTTGAATCCTGTTACTCTCGAATACACTCTCATCCCGCCTCCTATGCATTTCATAAATAAAGAAAACTTGTATATAGTGCGTTCCGGATTCGGGTACAGTCCCATGACTGATAAATACAAGGCGTTAGCGATGGTAGAgtatacaaaatcaaaatttagtACTACTACTCTTACTGCCATTTACACTGTCGGAAGCCCTTCTACCAGTTCTTGGAGGATAATTGAGGATCCTCCCGAGGTTTTGTTCGACCCGTCATTTCCTTCATACCTGAACGGATCTTTGCATTGGATAGTGACAAAGAATTCTCGTGATTACATTCTTTCTTTCgattttgataatgaaaaatTCGGAGAAATAGCTATGCCACCTCCTTTTGACATTGTGCAAGAGAACCACGTGACCAACCTTCTTGTATTTGAAGGTTGCTTGAGTGTATGCATGCAGCTGATCGATAAAAAAAGAGTTGATGTTTGGGTGATGAAGGAGTACGGGATTAGTAAATCGTGGTTCAAAGAGTTTGTTGTGGAAACTCCAGACAATTCCTGGTCTTCAGGTGCGTTTCCGTTGAAATATGTGAACAGTGATAAAGAGGCAGTAATATTGACTTTTACGAGTGAGCAGGCTTTGGTTACATACAACCTCattgaaaagaagattgtaaACTTGAATGTGCTTCCATTTCATAATGGTATATTAAATCCATTGATGCATGTTCCCATCTTGCTACCCCTCAAGGATCTAATAATCGGAGCTGAGGTTCATCTCATAACTGATGCAAG CCAAATGGTACATATCAATTTGGTTCTTGACTTTAAGATGTACTTTCATAGAGTTCTCATGCAAAATgccttaatttga